One stretch of Poecilia reticulata strain Guanapo linkage group LG21, Guppy_female_1.0+MT, whole genome shotgun sequence DNA includes these proteins:
- the tcf21 gene encoding transcription factor 21 → MSTGSLSDVDDELLDGILKFGSSGKDSNESTEESSNCEGSFVTEGRRRETSGKKRKSSSRKRATKGVAQQEGKQVQRNAANARERARMRVLSKAFSRLKTSLPWVPPDTKLSKLDTLRLASSYIAHLRQILANDKYENGYTHPVNLTWPFMVAGKPETDLKEMLNGTRLCGTTAS, encoded by the exons ATGTCCACCGGGTCTCTCAGCGACGTCGACGACGAGCTCTTGGACGGCATTCTCAAGTTCGGCTCGTCGGGGAAGGACTCCAACGAGAGCACGGAGGAGAGCTCCAACTGCGAGGGCAGCTTCGTCACCGAGGGCAGGAGGAGAGAGACGTCTGGCAAGAAGCGCAAGAGCTCGTCACGCAAAAGAGCGACCAAGGGTGTGGCGCAGCAGGAGGGCAAGCAGGTGCAGAGGAACGCAGCCAACGCGCGCGAGAGAGCCAGGATGCGCGTGCTGTCCAAGGCGTTCTCGCGACTGAAGACGTCCTTACCGTGGGTACCGCCGGACACCAAGCTCTCCAAGCTGGACACGCTGCGCCTGGCGTCCAGCTACATCGCGCATCTCCGGCAGATTCTGGCTAACGACAAGTACGAAAACGGATATACGCACCCAGTTAACCTG ACGTGGCCCTTCATGGTCGCAGGGAAACCGGAGACTGATCTGAAGGAGATGCTCAACGGGACTCGGTTGTGCGGAACAACCGCGTCCTGA